The following are encoded in a window of Deltaproteobacteria bacterium genomic DNA:
- a CDS encoding MFS transporter yields MHWPPRYTILLLLFLLSLVNYIDRVNISITAPVMMPELGWDTAWFGVVFSAFVAGYAVFMIPSGLLADTRSPKTILAVACLGWSFFTLLTPLGQYSFLLMWMLRFLVGAFEATSLPAATVINSRWVPKHELGIAQMISLSGIYAGQLIAYPISTWIVKSFSWRAVFYFNAVVGFLWIALWLWKGADHPAETTGEKSTVQSEKTKVPLGALLSTPAVLALSLAYFFWAYGLSMVVAWLPTYLVNARGFTMQQMGWVGMLPVAGGLIGVLGGGVASDWMTKQGVSKTWARKGIPAIAIACSAPFLAVAATIVSPMHAVFAFAVFQLLTTLGLVAFWSIPVEMNGRLAGSIASIMNFGGNFGGFFSPMVAGYIVSQTKDWSLPFYTAAAGCLLGAIVLGFCVPVRSIEFLATPESSKASQPTTSVG; encoded by the coding sequence ATGCATTGGCCACCACGTTATACGATTCTCCTGTTGCTCTTTCTGTTGTCATTGGTGAACTACATCGACCGGGTGAATATCTCTATCACTGCCCCAGTGATGATGCCGGAGTTAGGTTGGGACACGGCCTGGTTCGGTGTGGTCTTTTCTGCTTTTGTCGCGGGTTATGCCGTATTTATGATTCCTAGCGGATTACTGGCGGATACGCGTAGTCCGAAAACTATCTTGGCCGTCGCTTGTTTGGGGTGGTCGTTTTTTACGTTACTGACGCCACTTGGACAGTATTCGTTTCTGTTGATGTGGATGCTCCGTTTTCTCGTTGGTGCATTTGAGGCCACGAGTCTGCCGGCAGCGACCGTTATCAACTCGCGCTGGGTGCCAAAGCATGAACTGGGGATAGCGCAGATGATCAGTCTGTCGGGGATTTATGCTGGACAACTGATTGCCTATCCGATCTCTACGTGGATTGTGAAGAGCTTCTCCTGGCGTGCCGTCTTTTATTTTAACGCTGTCGTCGGATTCTTGTGGATTGCGCTGTGGCTATGGAAAGGAGCGGACCATCCGGCGGAAACTACAGGAGAAAAAAGCACAGTACAGAGTGAGAAAACCAAAGTACCTCTGGGCGCGCTTTTGAGTACCCCTGCCGTATTGGCGTTGTCATTAGCGTACTTTTTCTGGGCATACGGCTTGTCGATGGTAGTTGCGTGGTTGCCAACCTATCTTGTCAATGCGCGCGGGTTCACCATGCAGCAGATGGGGTGGGTTGGGATGTTACCTGTAGCTGGCGGGCTGATCGGCGTACTTGGCGGTGGTGTTGCCTCTGACTGGATGACAAAACAAGGAGTGAGCAAAACATGGGCTCGGAAAGGTATTCCAGCGATAGCTATTGCCTGCTCCGCGCCATTCCTGGCAGTGGCTGCAACGATTGTTTCTCCTATGCATGCGGTCTTTGCTTTTGCCGTCTTTCAATTGCTGACCACACTAGGGTTAGTGGCGTTCTGGAGTATTCCGGTTGAGATGAACGGACGGCTGGCAGGGTCAATTGCGAGCATCATGAACTTCGGTGGGAATTTCGGTGGGTTCTTTAGTCCAATGGTGGCGGGCTATATCGTCTCACAGACTAAGGACTGGTCGTTACCATTCTACACTGCTGCGGCAGGGTGTTTGCTTGGGGCAATCGTTTTGGGGTTCTGCGTTCCGGTTCGCTCGATCGAATTTCTTGCCACCCCTGAGTCGAGCAAAGCTTCACAACCCACCACCTCTGTTGGATAA
- a CDS encoding NAD(P)-dependent oxidoreductase → MAILITGGTGFLGRHLTRHLLAQGEKDVVVLDAVPNMAAIADVASQVKVVPGDVMEVTALIDTIKKYKVEGIIHLAYLLGTGGIRNPLPSINVNCIGTTNIFEAARLTEIPRVVYMSSVAVYPMRTTLGGPELGEDDPPTPDSVYGACKLFNEHIASYYAQAYGLETIGIRPTSVFGIGRGQRRGADADHFMVSPELALLGKPVVMPPHEQVSDWMYVLDAAEVFRRAYYTKNLTHRIFNMSGVCRKTGDITAYLRDILPQAKISVSEKPYVMTTLVKTDRLQKELDFTPKYTVEEGILAYLNDVRKREGMRLE, encoded by the coding sequence ATGGCGATTCTCATCACTGGTGGAACCGGTTTCCTTGGCCGACATTTGACACGACATCTCCTGGCGCAGGGGGAAAAAGATGTTGTGGTACTGGATGCAGTACCCAACATGGCTGCGATTGCCGACGTTGCCTCACAGGTGAAAGTGGTACCTGGCGATGTGATGGAAGTGACTGCACTCATTGACACCATCAAGAAATACAAGGTCGAAGGAATCATTCATCTGGCGTATCTTCTTGGCACCGGAGGAATCCGCAATCCGTTGCCGTCGATTAACGTGAATTGTATTGGGACAACCAACATCTTCGAAGCTGCACGACTGACGGAGATTCCCCGCGTTGTCTATATGAGTTCCGTGGCTGTCTATCCGATGCGGACAACACTTGGCGGACCAGAGCTGGGTGAAGATGATCCACCCACACCAGATAGTGTATACGGTGCGTGTAAGCTGTTTAATGAACATATCGCGAGTTATTACGCGCAGGCCTATGGACTCGAGACGATCGGCATCCGTCCGACCTCTGTGTTTGGTATTGGGCGTGGTCAACGACGTGGAGCCGACGCTGACCATTTTATGGTCTCACCAGAGCTCGCGTTACTCGGAAAACCAGTTGTGATGCCGCCACATGAGCAGGTGTCTGATTGGATGTATGTGCTTGATGCTGCCGAGGTGTTTCGCCGGGCCTATTACACAAAAAATCTGACCCACCGTATTTTCAATATGAGTGGCGTGTGCCGGAAAACTGGCGATATCACCGCATACCTGCGCGACATTCTTCCGCAAGCAAAAATCTCAGTTAGTGAGAAGCCGTACGTGATGACCACTCTGGTCAAAACGGACCGCTTGCAAAAGGAGCTGGATTTTACCCCCAAGTACACGGTGGAAGAGGGCATACTTGCATATCTCAACGACGTGCGAAAACGCGAAGGGATGCGATTAGAGTAA
- a CDS encoding FtsX-like permease family protein, translating into MSLKLLAMTIRVAMRSLRRNALRSILTMLGIIFGVGAVIAMVAISQGADAFIQSQINSLGTNIIMVMPGATTSGGARSGYGAASTLTVADALAIPRDCPSVAAVTYLKRQTMQVVAGNQNWSTMIQGVSVDYFTVRDWPIVSGRVFTRQEEITAARVALLGESATRNLFAQGQDPLGATIRIQNVPFQVIGLLSVKGQTGWGQDQDDTVVIPFSTAERKLIGAEILGLVNLMLVSARDARLTTQAEQEIRTLLRARHRIPPEQKEEDFSLRRLQEIADASAGASQVMTILLASVASIALVVGGIGIMNILLVSVTERTREIGLRMAVGAKARHILMQFLVEAFILSFVGGLIGVAVGVGSAHLVARFAHWPSLVSPVAVIGSLVFSGIVGIIFGYYPAYKASRLDPIEALRYE; encoded by the coding sequence ATGTCGCTGAAACTTCTGGCCATGACCATTCGTGTGGCAATGCGTTCGTTACGGCGCAATGCGTTGCGCTCGATCTTGACGATGCTGGGGATTATCTTTGGTGTCGGTGCGGTTATCGCCATGGTAGCGATTAGCCAAGGCGCTGATGCGTTTATTCAGTCGCAGATCAACAGCCTTGGCACAAACATCATCATGGTTATGCCTGGGGCGACAACCTCAGGCGGTGCGCGCTCTGGCTATGGGGCGGCATCGACCCTCACCGTGGCTGATGCGCTCGCGATTCCGCGTGACTGCCCATCGGTTGCAGCCGTGACCTATCTCAAGCGTCAGACCATGCAGGTGGTTGCTGGAAATCAGAACTGGAGCACAATGATTCAAGGCGTCAGCGTCGACTACTTCACTGTTCGTGACTGGCCCATCGTGAGTGGCCGCGTTTTTACTCGTCAAGAAGAGATTACTGCAGCACGGGTAGCGCTGCTTGGCGAGAGCGCGACGCGGAATCTTTTTGCTCAGGGACAGGACCCTCTGGGTGCAACGATTCGTATTCAGAACGTTCCTTTTCAAGTCATTGGCTTGTTGTCGGTCAAAGGACAGACCGGGTGGGGGCAGGATCAGGATGACACGGTGGTCATTCCCTTTTCGACAGCAGAGCGGAAGTTGATCGGTGCGGAAATTCTTGGACTCGTCAACTTAATGTTGGTCTCGGCGCGAGACGCACGCCTGACAACGCAGGCCGAGCAAGAAATACGCACGTTGTTGCGAGCACGACACCGTATCCCTCCTGAGCAGAAAGAAGAAGATTTCAGCTTGCGACGGCTACAAGAGATTGCCGATGCCTCGGCTGGAGCAAGTCAGGTAATGACCATTCTGCTTGCCTCAGTGGCCTCGATTGCACTTGTGGTCGGGGGCATCGGGATCATGAACATTTTGCTCGTTTCTGTCACTGAACGCACACGGGAAATTGGTCTCCGCATGGCGGTGGGTGCAAAAGCACGACATATTCTCATGCAATTCTTAGTCGAGGCTTTTATCCTCAGTTTCGTTGGTGGATTGATTGGCGTCGCGGTCGGTGTCGGGAGCGCACATCTGGTGGCGCGGTTCGCCCATTGGCCGAGCCTGGTGTCCCCTGTGGCTGTGATCGGGTCACTGGTTTTCTCAGGCATAGTCGGGATCATCTTTGGGTATTATCCAGCCTATAAAGCCTCGCGACTCGACCCGATTGAGGCGCTGCGGTACGAATAA
- a CDS encoding alpha/beta hydrolase: protein MSAEKSSLSERDSQQRVPTGHVLTLRGTTLHYLAWGEATNPPLLLLHGGAAHAHWWDHVATVLARNFYVLALDLRGHGDSSWVHDRAAYQIEDYVADLVETVATLALPPFVLIGHSLGGLVAMSYASAHSSNLRSLVIVDIGPRIGSSRFMRLLRWMPSPVYANEEEVSARFRLLPEQTSASPELFRYIAWHSVRRQEDGSFTLKVDRATFGREPRDLRTQLPHIQCPTLILRGRESHNLSSETMAEMLRLCPHALGVEIAGAGHHIFLDTPQEFLVEVQRFLLGE from the coding sequence ATGAGTGCTGAGAAGAGTTCACTATCAGAGCGAGATTCCCAACAACGTGTTCCCACTGGTCACGTCCTCACTTTGCGTGGAACGACACTGCACTATCTTGCGTGGGGAGAGGCTACCAACCCACCGCTCCTATTGCTGCATGGTGGAGCTGCGCATGCGCATTGGTGGGATCATGTTGCTACGGTGCTGGCACGCAACTTCTACGTGCTCGCGCTTGATCTGCGTGGACATGGTGACAGTAGCTGGGTTCATGACAGGGCAGCCTATCAGATTGAAGACTATGTGGCCGATCTTGTCGAAACTGTTGCCACCCTTGCCCTGCCACCGTTCGTGCTGATCGGTCACTCACTCGGTGGTCTTGTCGCCATGTCCTACGCGAGTGCGCACTCGTCGAACCTGCGATCTTTGGTTATCGTCGATATCGGTCCACGGATTGGTAGTAGCCGTTTCATGCGACTACTACGGTGGATGCCATCGCCTGTGTATGCGAACGAGGAGGAGGTCTCTGCTCGCTTTCGTTTATTGCCCGAGCAAACGTCGGCCTCACCCGAACTGTTCCGCTATATCGCGTGGCACAGTGTTCGCCGACAGGAGGATGGAAGCTTCACGTTAAAAGTCGACCGGGCAACGTTCGGTCGTGAACCACGAGACCTCCGTACACAGCTTCCGCATATTCAGTGTCCAACCTTGATCTTGCGCGGTCGCGAAAGTCACAATTTGTCGTCCGAGACGATGGCGGAGATGCTGCGCCTCTGTCCGCACGCACTTGGGGTGGAAATAGCCGGCGCTGGGCATCATATTTTTCTTGACACTCCCCAGGAGTTCCTTGTAGAGGTGCAAAGGTTTTTGTTGGGAGAGTAA
- a CDS encoding methyltransferase domain-containing protein translates to METIYSFEFLQALFNEMAGSYDRVNYLTSFGFSHRFRRQFIDKANLSVGHTVCDLMCGRGECWSFILDRIGQGGKLIALDLSPGMLEGARQRLKRHPQHTVTVMEGNALATGLPDASLDRVLVAFGLKTLAPELRSGLATELYRILRPWGVVSAIEMPEPRTWVLRPVFMWYLKKVVPIFGRLLLGNPANYRMLGVYTERFQGCEPVVDEMRAAGFDAQLVSYFHGCATGIVAQKPAS, encoded by the coding sequence ATGGAAACCATCTACTCTTTTGAATTCCTGCAAGCGCTGTTCAATGAAATGGCGGGGTCGTATGATCGGGTCAATTATCTGACCTCATTCGGGTTCTCCCATCGCTTCCGACGTCAATTTATCGACAAAGCCAATCTCTCAGTCGGCCATACAGTCTGTGATCTGATGTGTGGCCGCGGCGAGTGCTGGTCTTTCATCCTCGACCGCATCGGCCAGGGCGGCAAACTCATTGCTCTCGATTTGTCGCCGGGCATGCTCGAAGGTGCACGTCAACGTCTCAAACGGCATCCGCAACACACGGTAACGGTCATGGAAGGGAATGCCCTGGCAACCGGCCTGCCTGATGCTTCACTGGATCGGGTGCTCGTTGCGTTTGGACTGAAAACGCTCGCACCTGAGTTACGGTCAGGACTGGCCACAGAACTCTATCGCATCCTGCGGCCCTGGGGCGTCGTTTCAGCCATTGAGATGCCAGAACCACGCACCTGGGTACTTCGTCCAGTTTTTATGTGGTATTTGAAGAAAGTCGTGCCGATCTTCGGGAGGTTACTACTCGGCAACCCGGCCAATTATCGTATGCTTGGCGTCTACACAGAACGGTTTCAAGGCTGTGAGCCAGTTGTTGATGAAATGCGAGCGGCTGGCTTCGACGCACAACTTGTGTCCTATTTCCACGGCTGCGCCACAGGCATCGTCGCGCAGAAACCCGCTTCATAA
- a CDS encoding LLM class flavin-dependent oxidoreductase codes for MDFGVSFQSHIGNSWKHAMLAEQMGFANAWFVDTQMLASDVYACMALAAEHTSQIRLGTAVTIVGTRIAPVIAHSIATINQLAPGRVILGIGTGHTAWRAMGMQPVRLQTFRHAIEVCRGLLRGEEIEYHDRGYHSMIRFFDREHGYINVKDPVPIYVAAASPKALGIAGALGDGLITISTLSPEVLRATLVPVAQQRTQPGEFPVVTVGIACVLRSGESVTSPRVLARVGPRIAVALHYGYEVMRQGKPAPSYLQPFLTPEYCAYLDKRWTEIHATHSRFLHPGEEAFITPEAIKAMSLTGTRDEVISVLRKLSATGLSQFVISPPWGYVEESIVEFSQEIIRHYR; via the coding sequence ATGGACTTCGGAGTCAGTTTCCAATCGCACATTGGTAATAGCTGGAAGCACGCGATGCTTGCTGAGCAGATGGGCTTTGCCAATGCCTGGTTTGTCGACACGCAAATGCTGGCGTCTGACGTGTATGCGTGCATGGCGTTAGCGGCTGAGCACACGTCGCAGATTCGTCTCGGAACGGCAGTGACGATTGTGGGGACACGGATTGCACCGGTGATTGCGCACTCGATCGCGACGATTAACCAACTTGCGCCAGGGCGCGTGATTCTTGGCATCGGCACCGGTCATACTGCGTGGCGAGCAATGGGGATGCAGCCCGTGCGTTTACAAACCTTTCGCCATGCCATTGAAGTGTGTCGAGGATTGTTGCGTGGGGAAGAGATCGAGTATCACGACCGTGGATATCACAGCATGATCCGCTTCTTTGATCGTGAACATGGATACATCAACGTGAAAGATCCGGTACCGATTTATGTCGCGGCGGCGTCGCCTAAAGCGCTGGGCATTGCCGGTGCTCTGGGTGATGGGCTCATCACCATTAGTACTTTATCACCCGAAGTGCTACGGGCGACGTTGGTGCCGGTGGCGCAGCAACGGACTCAGCCAGGAGAGTTTCCTGTTGTGACCGTTGGCATTGCCTGTGTCCTGCGATCTGGCGAAAGTGTGACTTCTCCACGAGTGTTAGCCCGTGTCGGTCCGCGGATTGCCGTAGCGTTGCACTATGGCTACGAAGTCATGCGGCAAGGAAAACCGGCGCCATCATACTTGCAGCCTTTTTTGACACCTGAGTATTGTGCGTACCTCGACAAACGCTGGACTGAGATTCACGCCACGCACTCGCGGTTCCTTCATCCTGGAGAAGAGGCTTTCATTACGCCCGAGGCGATTAAAGCCATGAGCCTCACCGGGACGCGTGACGAGGTCATTAGCGTGCTCAGGAAGCTCTCTGCGACAGGCCTTTCTCAGTTTGTGATCTCTCCACCGTGGGGATATGTGGAAGAGAGCATCGTTGAGTTCTCTCAAGAAATTATTCGCCACTACCGGTAG
- a CDS encoding NAD-dependent deacylase, whose amino-acid sequence MQDLIERAAQLIRHARKTIALTGAGISAEGGIPTFRDPGGLWDRYDPEEYATIEAFRRTPGKVWQMMRDFVELKTARPNPGHFGLAQLEQMGFLHCIITQNVDNLHQDAGSQDVVEFHGNMRQVICQGCQKVLPLEDIALDTLPPYCSCGGVFKPAGVFFGEPIPQHAMYRSQEAAQSCDLILVIGTSAVVYPAADIPRVAKQSGAHVIEINPERTDLTGPIADFIIQEKAGVAIPQIIAAIKAMAS is encoded by the coding sequence ATGCAGGATCTCATTGAACGTGCAGCACAGCTCATTCGGCATGCACGCAAGACCATTGCGCTGACTGGTGCGGGCATCTCTGCCGAGGGTGGCATTCCGACCTTTCGTGATCCAGGTGGATTATGGGACCGTTATGATCCGGAAGAGTATGCGACGATTGAGGCGTTTCGCCGCACCCCCGGAAAAGTGTGGCAAATGATGCGTGACTTTGTCGAACTGAAAACCGCCCGTCCTAACCCTGGCCACTTTGGTCTGGCCCAGCTTGAACAGATGGGATTTCTGCACTGCATCATCACGCAGAATGTCGATAATTTGCATCAGGATGCCGGAAGTCAGGATGTGGTTGAATTCCACGGCAACATGCGACAAGTGATCTGCCAGGGTTGCCAGAAAGTCTTACCGTTGGAAGACATTGCCCTGGATACGCTTCCACCGTACTGCTCTTGTGGTGGAGTCTTCAAACCAGCCGGTGTGTTCTTTGGTGAACCTATTCCTCAGCATGCTATGTATCGCTCGCAAGAAGCTGCGCAGAGTTGTGATCTGATTCTGGTGATTGGGACTTCAGCCGTTGTGTACCCAGCCGCAGATATTCCACGTGTTGCCAAACAATCAGGTGCCCACGTGATCGAGATCAATCCCGAACGTACCGATCTCACTGGACCGATCGCTGATTTCATCATTCAAGAAAAGGCCGGTGTGGCGATTCCCCAGATTATTGCTGCGATCAAGGCTATGGCGTCGTAG
- a CDS encoding sulfurtransferase, with translation MADQGYARPEMLTTTEWVAAHLNDANLCLVDCDNRDAYRRAHIPGAITFRGHHYLKEEEGAVHIMGPEKFAATMSALGIGDDTLVIAYDSFSGLYAARFWWALNYYGHTQAKVVNGGWDKWLAEGRPVTMATPQAKKATFTVRPQESMIARWDYVRDSIGRSDRTLLDVRSDDEWAGVNARGTKRGGRVPSAVHLEWLNYVDSKTKEFKPAEELRAMFHKVGVVPEREVITY, from the coding sequence ATGGCAGATCAAGGCTACGCTCGACCAGAAATGTTGACGACAACGGAGTGGGTAGCGGCTCACCTCAACGACGCCAACCTGTGCCTCGTCGATTGTGATAACCGCGACGCATATCGACGTGCACACATTCCTGGTGCCATCACTTTTCGAGGGCATCATTACCTGAAAGAAGAAGAAGGTGCGGTGCATATCATGGGACCAGAGAAGTTTGCTGCGACCATGAGCGCACTGGGCATCGGTGATGACACGTTAGTCATTGCGTATGACAGCTTTAGCGGCCTCTATGCGGCGCGCTTTTGGTGGGCGTTGAATTACTATGGCCATACACAGGCGAAAGTCGTGAATGGTGGCTGGGATAAATGGCTTGCGGAAGGACGCCCTGTGACTATGGCTACTCCGCAGGCTAAAAAAGCAACGTTTACTGTTCGCCCACAGGAAAGCATGATTGCCCGTTGGGACTATGTTCGTGATTCCATAGGCCGCAGTGATCGTACCCTGCTTGATGTCCGCTCTGATGATGAGTGGGCTGGTGTGAACGCGCGCGGCACGAAACGTGGTGGCCGTGTTCCTAGTGCAGTTCATTTGGAATGGCTCAACTACGTCGATAGCAAAACCAAAGAGTTCAAACCGGCAGAAGAATTACGGGCAATGTTTCACAAAGTTGGCGTTGTCCCCGAACGTGAAGTCATCACCTATTGA
- a CDS encoding gluconokinase yields MIIILMGVSGSGKTTIGQHLAQSLGWTFYDGDDFHPQTNIDKMQQGIPLTDDDRDSWLSALQQLIARLLQNDRSAVLACSALKQIYRSRLQQHPKQVRFVYLKGDYALIRQRLMARQGHFMRADLLGSQFAALEEPHEVLTVDISQSPESIVTVITSAFLLS; encoded by the coding sequence ATGATCATTATTCTCATGGGCGTCTCTGGCTCCGGCAAAACGACAATTGGTCAACATCTCGCGCAGAGCTTGGGTTGGACGTTTTACGATGGCGATGATTTCCATCCCCAAACCAATATCGACAAAATGCAACAGGGAATTCCGTTGACTGACGACGACCGTGATTCCTGGCTTAGCGCGTTACAACAGTTAATCGCTCGTCTGTTGCAAAATGACCGCTCTGCGGTTCTGGCGTGTTCAGCACTCAAACAAATTTATCGCAGTCGACTGCAACAACATCCAAAGCAGGTGCGCTTTGTCTATCTGAAAGGAGATTATGCTCTGATCCGTCAGCGCTTGATGGCACGCCAAGGGCATTTCATGCGTGCCGATCTCTTGGGCAGTCAATTCGCCGCGCTTGAAGAACCGCATGAGGTGCTCACGGTCGACATCAGTCAATCTCCTGAGTCTATCGTGACAGTCATCACAAGTGCTTTTCTGTTATCGTAA